One window of bacterium genomic DNA carries:
- a CDS encoding DUF4870 domain-containing protein has product MSAEQKAHDEYRRRHDERAWAMLAHLAVFSAGIIPFGHIFGPLIVWLIKRDQYPLVDDQGKESLNFQISMSIYTIILTIVGVVLLLSFAAGDNESSVLGALIAIGVGLIVIAFGVLILVIIAAVRSYRGERYRYPLTIRFIS; this is encoded by the coding sequence ATGTCCGCCGAGCAGAAAGCGCATGACGAATACCGCCGCAGGCACGACGAGCGGGCGTGGGCCATGCTTGCGCACCTTGCCGTCTTTTCAGCCGGCATCATCCCCTTCGGCCATATCTTCGGTCCTCTCATCGTCTGGCTGATCAAGCGGGATCAGTATCCCCTCGTGGACGACCAGGGGAAGGAATCGCTGAACTTCCAGATCAGCATGAGCATCTACACGATTATCCTTACCATCGTCGGCGTCGTTTTGCTGCTCTCATTCGCCGCGGGCGACAACGAATCGAGCGTTCTCGGCGCCCTCATCGCTATCGGCGTCGGACTGATTGTCATCGCGTTCGGCGTCCTCATACTCGTCATCATCGCGGCGGTCCGCAGTTACCGCGGAGAACGCTACCGCTACCCCCTCACCATCCGCTTCATCAGCTGA
- a CDS encoding isoprenylcysteine carboxylmethyltransferase family protein, protein MSADTTFNFSGHLFLAVGWVAWCVIHSLLISCTLKRKLHHWLGARYAYFRLFYVLLSVVTLLPLLWLQWTLESPMLFVWSFPASIVRWVGLGLALMILYLGARQYDQPFFFGIRQIQQHLNGEKAEFSDFTARGILARMRHPYYSGGILFLLFWGNFSVAYAITAGIGIAYLIIGAFIEERKLILEFGDAYREYQRDVPMFIPRLRIRR, encoded by the coding sequence ATGAGTGCCGATACCACTTTCAATTTCTCGGGACATCTGTTCCTCGCCGTCGGTTGGGTGGCCTGGTGTGTGATCCACAGTCTGCTGATTTCCTGCACGCTGAAGCGCAAGCTGCATCACTGGCTCGGGGCGAGGTACGCATACTTTCGTCTGTTCTATGTGCTGCTGAGCGTTGTGACACTGCTGCCTCTGCTGTGGCTGCAGTGGACGCTCGAGTCGCCGATGCTATTTGTGTGGAGCTTCCCCGCATCGATCGTGCGGTGGGTTGGACTCGGGCTGGCGCTGATGATCCTTTATCTCGGTGCCCGGCAATACGATCAACCCTTCTTCTTCGGCATCAGGCAGATACAGCAGCATCTCAACGGGGAAAAAGCCGAATTCTCGGATTTCACGGCGCGTGGGATTCTTGCGCGCATGCGGCATCCGTATTACAGCGGCGGTATCCTATTCCTGCTGTTCTGGGGAAACTTCTCCGTTGCCTACGCGATCACCGCCGGCATCGGTATCGCATATCTCATTATCGGGGCGTTCATTGAGGAAAGGAAACTGATACTCGAATTTGGGGACGCTTACCGGGAGTATCAGCGCGACGTCCCGATGTTCATTCCCCGCCTTCGAATACGGCGATAA
- the kynU gene encoding kynureninase: MQPDHSRFSEPDFVTRADTEDPLRDFRPRFHIPQGESGRPSVYLCGNSLGLQPRETRAYIDAELKDWATYGVEGHFRARHPWMQYHELLTEQTAAIVGAQPEEVVVMNTLSVNLHLMMVSFYRPTSQRYRIIIEEKAFPSDQYAVASQAAFHGYDPGDAIVEIPMNNAGVFEADAIHATIEANRDSAALLLLGGVNYYNGQLFDIAAITDQAHAAGITVGVDLAHAAGNVPLHLHDWGVDFAAWCSYKYLNAGPGSTAGCFVHARHAKDASLPRFAGWWGHDKASRFKMPGTFTPITGAEGWQLSNPSILPLAALRASTAMFAEAGMASLREKSVALTGYCSYLLQQRQHPQWSIITPEDADARGCQLSLRIRENGRALFDHLAANDVICDWREPDVIRIAPVPLYNSFEDVARFVSLFHDFFTRP; encoded by the coding sequence ATGCAGCCTGACCACTCTCGTTTTTCAGAACCAGATTTCGTCACACGTGCCGATACGGAGGACCCGCTGCGGGATTTCCGTCCCCGTTTCCATATTCCGCAAGGTGAGAGCGGAAGGCCTTCGGTGTATCTCTGCGGGAATTCCCTGGGATTGCAGCCACGGGAAACACGTGCTTACATCGATGCCGAACTCAAAGATTGGGCGACCTACGGTGTTGAGGGACACTTCAGGGCGCGCCATCCCTGGATGCAGTATCACGAACTGCTGACAGAGCAGACGGCAGCCATCGTCGGCGCCCAGCCGGAAGAAGTCGTGGTGATGAACACGCTCAGCGTGAACCTGCACCTCATGATGGTCTCGTTCTATCGTCCCACATCTCAGCGCTACCGCATTATCATCGAAGAAAAGGCTTTCCCCAGCGATCAGTACGCCGTGGCATCGCAGGCCGCATTTCACGGCTACGATCCCGGGGATGCCATCGTTGAAATTCCGATGAACAATGCGGGAGTATTTGAAGCCGATGCGATACATGCGACGATCGAAGCCAACCGTGACTCCGCGGCTCTGCTCCTGCTCGGCGGAGTCAACTACTATAACGGACAGTTATTCGACATCGCCGCAATCACCGACCAGGCGCATGCTGCGGGGATTACTGTCGGTGTGGATCTTGCACATGCTGCTGGGAATGTCCCGCTTCATCTGCACGACTGGGGTGTGGATTTCGCCGCCTGGTGTTCCTACAAATACCTGAATGCAGGTCCCGGCAGTACCGCAGGCTGCTTCGTGCATGCCAGGCATGCGAAGGATGCGTCACTGCCCCGTTTTGCCGGATGGTGGGGACATGACAAGGCGAGCCGCTTCAAGATGCCAGGTACGTTTACGCCCATCACCGGGGCCGAAGGCTGGCAGCTCAGTAATCCCTCCATCCTTCCACTTGCCGCACTCCGGGCTTCCACTGCCATGTTCGCGGAAGCGGGTATGGCGTCGCTGCGCGAGAAGAGCGTAGCGCTGACCGGCTACTGCTCCTACCTTCTTCAGCAGCGCCAGCATCCACAGTGGAGCATCATCACTCCTGAGGATGCAGACGCGCGCGGCTGTCAGCTTTCCCTGCGGATTCGTGAGAACGGACGCGCACTTTTTGATCATCTTGCTGCCAACGATGTCATCTGCGACTGGCGGGAACCTGATGTGATACGCATCGCGCCGGTACCACTGTATAACAGTTTCGAAGACGTCGCACGTTTCGTCTCTCTCTTCCACGACTTTTTCACTCGTCCCTGA
- a CDS encoding aldehyde dehydrogenase has product MEHIRNYIQGELRDSLSGAWMPNFEPATGEVYARIPDSVPADVDDAVQAAKEAFPAWSALPAQRRSAYMLRIAELIEERLDDLAAAESRDNGKPLHLARSVDIPRAAQNFRFFATAILHSSTDAHITDGEAINYTLRQPLGVAGCISPWNLPLYLFTWKITPALAAGNTVVAKPSEITPMTAFRLSQICMDAGLPPGVLNIVHGRGSEVGAAITEHPDIPAISFTGGTATGEAIARTAAPMFKKLSLELGGKNPTVIFADCDFDQTIETVLRSAFSNQGEICLCGSRIFIERPLYDRFRDTFVARVQQLQVGDPLNGATDQGAVVSEAHMEKVLSYVSLAREEGGSVLCGGARVIPEGRCENGWFISPTVIEGLPFSCRTNQEEIFGPVATLLPFDTEEEVIAQANSTPYGLAASLWTQDLTRAHRVAAALQTGIVWINCWMLRDLRTPFGGMKQSGVGREGGWDALHFFTEAKNICVKL; this is encoded by the coding sequence ATGGAACACATCCGCAATTACATACAGGGTGAGCTGCGTGATTCACTCAGCGGCGCCTGGATGCCCAATTTTGAACCCGCGACCGGAGAGGTCTATGCGCGCATTCCGGATTCGGTTCCGGCGGACGTTGACGATGCGGTACAGGCTGCGAAAGAGGCCTTTCCTGCCTGGTCCGCCCTGCCCGCTCAGCGACGATCGGCTTACATGCTGCGCATCGCCGAACTGATCGAGGAACGCCTCGATGATCTTGCTGCCGCGGAATCCCGCGACAACGGGAAGCCGCTGCATCTCGCCCGGTCGGTCGACATCCCGAGAGCAGCGCAGAATTTTCGTTTTTTTGCCACGGCGATTCTGCACAGTTCCACCGATGCGCATATCACCGACGGAGAAGCGATAAACTACACGCTTCGTCAGCCGCTCGGGGTCGCAGGCTGTATATCGCCGTGGAATCTCCCGCTGTACCTTTTTACGTGGAAAATCACTCCCGCGCTCGCAGCGGGCAATACCGTCGTCGCGAAACCGAGTGAAATCACGCCGATGACGGCGTTCCGGCTCTCACAGATCTGCATGGATGCCGGGCTCCCTCCCGGGGTGCTCAACATCGTGCATGGACGGGGATCGGAAGTGGGGGCCGCCATTACGGAGCACCCTGATATCCCGGCCATTTCCTTCACAGGTGGAACGGCGACCGGTGAAGCCATTGCGCGCACCGCCGCGCCGATGTTCAAAAAACTATCGCTCGAACTGGGCGGGAAAAATCCCACGGTGATTTTTGCAGACTGTGATTTCGATCAGACGATAGAAACCGTGCTGCGCAGCGCATTCTCCAACCAGGGAGAGATCTGCCTCTGCGGTTCACGCATTTTCATCGAGCGGCCGCTCTACGACAGATTTCGCGATACGTTTGTGGCGCGTGTGCAACAGCTGCAGGTGGGCGACCCGCTCAACGGAGCGACGGATCAGGGCGCGGTGGTCTCCGAAGCACACATGGAGAAAGTGCTCAGTTATGTCTCCCTTGCACGTGAGGAAGGAGGCAGCGTCCTCTGTGGTGGTGCGCGCGTCATACCTGAAGGACGGTGTGAAAACGGCTGGTTCATTTCTCCCACGGTGATTGAGGGACTGCCATTCAGCTGCAGAACGAATCAGGAAGAGATTTTCGGGCCTGTCGCGACATTGCTTCCCTTCGACACTGAGGAGGAAGTAATTGCCCAGGCGAACAGTACTCCTTACGGACTCGCCGCATCGCTGTGGACGCAGGACCTCACCCGCGCGCATCGTGTGGCCGCCGCACTGCAGACCGGTATCGTCTGGATCAACTGCTGGATGCTCCGGGATCTGCGCACACCGTTCGGCGGCATGAAGCAATCCGGTGTCGGGCGCGAAGGCGGCTGGGACGCGCTGCATTTTTTCACCGAAGCAAAAAATATCTGCGTAAAACTCTGA
- a CDS encoding RidA family protein, producing MSDTTKTNETANGIESREIIDSGKAPEPVGMYPHARRVGNLLFLSGVGPRERGSKIIPGVQLDGEGNIVSYDIEAQCHSVFKNVRAILEDAGSGWDRLVDVTVFLTNMKDDFSTYNRVYAEYFADNRPCRTTVEINALPTPIAIELKCIATI from the coding sequence ATGAGCGATACAACCAAGACCAACGAAACAGCGAACGGAATCGAATCGCGGGAAATCATTGACTCGGGGAAGGCGCCGGAACCGGTTGGCATGTATCCTCATGCCCGCCGCGTCGGCAACCTGCTTTTTCTTTCCGGCGTGGGACCCCGCGAGCGCGGCAGCAAAATCATCCCCGGCGTTCAGCTCGACGGTGAAGGAAACATCGTCTCTTACGATATCGAGGCGCAGTGTCATTCGGTGTTCAAGAATGTGCGCGCTATTCTCGAGGATGCAGGGTCAGGCTGGGACAGGCTCGTCGATGTCACCGTCTTTCTCACGAACATGAAGGACGATTTCAGTACGTACAATCGGGTGTATGCCGAGTATTTCGCGGACAACCGGCCCTGCAGAACGACAGTGGAAATCAACGCACTGCCCACCCCTATTGCCATCGAACTCAAATGCATTGCGACCATCTGA
- a CDS encoding 3-hydroxyanthranilate 3,4-dioxygenase, giving the protein MYTTQGFNFREWIDEHRHLLKPPVGNQQVFENAEFIVMVVGGPNARKDYHYNEGEEFFYQIEGDITLKVMDDGTPRDVTIREGDIFLLPARVPHSPQRPANTVGLVIERKRLPGEQDGFMWFCEQCGDKLYEEYFPLENIVTQLPPIMERFFTSDEHRTCAKCGHVMEKPN; this is encoded by the coding sequence ATGTATACAACGCAAGGATTCAATTTCAGGGAATGGATAGACGAACACAGGCATCTGCTGAAACCGCCTGTCGGGAATCAGCAGGTTTTTGAAAACGCGGAATTCATCGTCATGGTCGTCGGCGGACCGAACGCCCGTAAAGACTACCATTACAATGAGGGCGAGGAATTTTTCTACCAGATCGAAGGCGACATCACGCTGAAAGTCATGGACGACGGCACACCGCGGGATGTCACGATCAGGGAAGGCGATATTTTCCTGCTGCCCGCACGTGTGCCACACTCCCCTCAGCGTCCCGCAAACACGGTCGGACTCGTCATCGAACGCAAGCGTCTGCCCGGTGAGCAGGACGGCTTCATGTGGTTCTGCGAACAGTGCGGCGACAAGTTGTACGAAGAGTATTTCCCGCTCGAGAATATTGTCACGCAGCTGCCGCCCATCATGGAACGATTTTTTACCTCAGACGAGCATCGCACATGCGCGAAATGCGGGCATGTCATGGAGAAACCCAACTAA
- a CDS encoding class I SAM-dependent methyltransferase: MIQDESSADAHGTDRFRALLEQSGELARLLLKSPQAPRALTSEFLHARKRFSSEDKGRISSLAHHALRCWRPSCAALTGDAGDVDHRIDRDMAEAVTATALLLALEQRPGFPLPFELRVSPWTKDEMSSTAQTIIAHYSSGKVVSVDTLSATLDAVTVPAVHAALQDWTYDTLTTEGMAAQEIHDLGQTLCEAPPLTLRVNLMRNSREELLQLLAEQNVPALPHSLLPAAIVVQERLPLTESELYREGRFEVQDAGSQLIGHACAVSEGDTVYDACAGGGGKSIHLCDQLGGSGRLLASDIERNKLRGLRQRAKRLALTNIELLAVTPFGDPQNPDEHKPDPGSFDCVLVDAPCSGFGTVRRNPALKWRLQERTVHRLASRQSGILSRNAVYVRSGGILLYATCSLLPEENAHIVRAFLSTHSDFSLENISPAFRKQNVDLPLFPEDHGMLTLPPSVLDSDGFFMARMRRS, translated from the coding sequence GTGATACAGGATGAAAGCTCAGCCGATGCGCACGGGACCGACCGGTTTCGCGCACTGCTCGAACAGTCTGGTGAACTTGCGCGCCTGCTCCTGAAATCTCCTCAGGCGCCGCGGGCGCTTACTTCCGAATTCCTCCACGCACGCAAACGTTTCAGCTCCGAGGACAAGGGACGCATATCCTCGCTGGCGCATCACGCCCTGCGCTGCTGGCGTCCCTCGTGCGCTGCCCTTACCGGGGATGCCGGGGATGTGGATCATCGCATCGACAGAGACATGGCGGAGGCGGTGACAGCAACCGCCCTTCTGCTGGCCCTGGAACAGCGCCCCGGATTCCCTCTCCCGTTTGAACTTCGTGTCAGTCCCTGGACAAAGGACGAAATGTCATCCACGGCGCAGACAATCATCGCACATTACAGCAGTGGGAAAGTGGTATCCGTCGATACGCTCTCGGCGACGCTGGATGCTGTCACTGTTCCCGCAGTGCACGCTGCACTGCAGGACTGGACGTACGACACGCTCACCACGGAGGGAATGGCGGCACAGGAAATTCATGATCTCGGACAGACGCTCTGTGAAGCGCCACCCCTGACGCTGCGCGTCAACCTCATGCGGAACTCGCGGGAAGAACTCCTGCAGCTATTGGCGGAGCAGAACGTTCCCGCGCTGCCTCACAGTCTGCTGCCCGCTGCCATCGTCGTACAGGAGAGGTTGCCCCTCACCGAATCCGAGCTGTACCGCGAGGGACGCTTTGAAGTGCAGGATGCAGGCAGTCAGCTCATCGGTCATGCATGCGCGGTCTCGGAAGGCGATACGGTGTATGACGCCTGTGCGGGTGGTGGTGGAAAAAGCATCCACCTGTGTGATCAGCTCGGAGGAAGCGGCCGGCTACTCGCCAGCGACATCGAGCGCAACAAGCTGCGTGGACTGCGACAGCGAGCCAAGCGCCTGGCGCTGACGAACATCGAGCTGCTGGCCGTTACACCATTCGGTGATCCCCAGAACCCCGATGAACACAAACCTGATCCCGGATCATTTGACTGCGTGCTTGTCGACGCTCCTTGCTCCGGCTTCGGAACCGTGCGGCGCAATCCCGCCCTCAAATGGCGACTGCAGGAACGCACCGTCCACCGTCTCGCATCGCGACAGAGCGGTATCCTCTCGCGTAATGCGGTGTATGTACGCAGTGGCGGCATCCTGCTGTATGCCACCTGCTCACTGCTGCCCGAAGAAAACGCGCATATCGTCCGCGCATTCCTTTCCACGCACAGTGACTTTTCTCTCGAAAACATTTCCCCCGCATTTCGCAAACAGAACGTCGACCTGCCCCTGTTCCCTGAAGATCACGGTATGCTGACCCTGCCTCCTTCCGTGCTTGACTCTGACGGTTTTTTCATGGCGCGCATGCGCAGAAGCTGA
- a CDS encoding tryptophan 2,3-dioxygenase translates to MDKPYPPLYYTDYLQLDALLNAQDRKSEEYGQPAHDEMLFIIVHQAYELWFKQILFEVDSVITLLSADHVDEKNIGICVARLERVIEIQKVLIDQLRILETMTPLDFLDFRDFLFPASGFQSIQFRMLEIRLGLQSDKRLRYNQAAYHSRVSAAHREELIAAEQQPSLFNTLENWLERTPFLETGSYRFWDEYRSAVQDMLARDRAVIEGNPTLTEEEKAAQLEEQNGTVEHFEAIFDQTRHDSLRDEGERRMRHRATLAALFISLYRDEPILTQPYRLLATLVDVDELMTTWRYRHALMVHRMIGTKIGTGGSSGYHYLKSTAESHRIFRDLTNLSTFLIPRHALPSLPDELRTKLGFSHAGKGQ, encoded by the coding sequence ATGGATAAACCTTATCCCCCGCTTTACTATACAGACTATCTTCAGCTCGATGCATTGCTCAATGCGCAGGATCGGAAGAGCGAAGAGTACGGCCAGCCGGCACATGATGAAATGCTCTTTATCATCGTCCATCAGGCATACGAACTGTGGTTCAAGCAGATTCTGTTCGAGGTCGATTCCGTCATCACCCTCCTCTCCGCCGATCATGTGGATGAAAAAAACATCGGCATCTGTGTCGCGCGGCTCGAACGCGTGATCGAGATTCAGAAAGTACTCATCGATCAGCTTCGCATCCTGGAAACCATGACGCCGCTGGATTTCCTGGATTTCAGGGATTTTCTTTTTCCCGCTTCCGGTTTCCAGAGCATACAGTTCCGCATGCTGGAAATCCGGCTCGGCCTGCAGTCGGACAAACGGCTGCGCTACAACCAGGCAGCGTATCACAGCCGGGTCTCCGCGGCACACCGGGAAGAACTGATTGCGGCGGAACAGCAGCCGTCGCTGTTCAACACGCTGGAGAACTGGCTCGAGCGTACGCCTTTCCTCGAAACGGGGTCGTACCGTTTCTGGGATGAATACCGCAGTGCGGTGCAGGACATGCTGGCACGCGATCGCGCGGTCATCGAGGGCAATCCGACGCTCACCGAGGAGGAAAAAGCCGCCCAGCTCGAAGAGCAGAATGGGACGGTGGAACACTTCGAAGCGATTTTTGATCAGACGCGACACGATTCGCTGCGTGATGAAGGGGAACGGCGTATGAGACATCGTGCAACGCTCGCTGCGCTGTTCATCAGCCTCTATCGCGATGAGCCCATACTGACACAGCCCTATCGCCTGCTGGCCACGCTCGTGGATGTCGATGAACTCATGACAACCTGGCGATACAGGCATGCCCTCATGGTGCACAGGATGATCGGGACAAAAATCGGTACCGGAGGGAGCTCGGGCTATCACTACCTGAAATCCACTGCTGAAAGCCATCGCATTTTCCGTGATCTCACAAATCTCTCGACCTTCCTCATTCCCCGGCACGCATTGCCGTCTCTACCGGATGAATTGCGCACAAAACTCGGTTTTTCTCATGCAGGGAAAGGACAGTGA
- a CDS encoding FAD-dependent monooxygenase — MTEERQHILIAGAGLAGSLLSVYLAKRGLHVDMRERRPDMRREDISAGRSINLALSTRGIHALQEVGLADEIMQLAIPMRGRMMHAVDGSLTFQPYGKDESEVIYSVSRGELNKRLMTLAEKHAHVSLSFQQRCEGMDFSTGRVQFTDERGGGQYTLQPQTVIACDGAGSPVRHSMEALEAFSASTEYLAHSYKELHIPPHDDGSHRIEKHALHIWPRRAFMLIALPNLDGSFTCTLFLQTEGEPGFSSLQTPEALRSFFQKEFPDALALMPTLEEDFFSNPTGALGTVRSYPWHVGGKAALLGDAAHAIVPFYGQGMNCAFEDCTVLNTCIEEFGLQWERVFRAYQERRKANADAIADLAIENFIEMRDRVADDRFLLMKKVGLALEARFPEYFIPLYSMVTFHRTPYAVARERGRMQQEILEEITRGVHDPEGVDFTRAGSLIEAKLRPYAEEAAGLY; from the coding sequence ATGACTGAAGAACGACAGCATATTCTCATTGCCGGTGCAGGACTCGCCGGCAGCCTGTTATCCGTCTATCTCGCGAAGCGGGGTCTGCACGTCGACATGCGCGAGCGCCGGCCGGATATGCGCCGTGAAGATATCAGCGCCGGGCGGTCCATCAACCTCGCATTGTCCACCCGCGGCATACATGCGCTGCAGGAGGTGGGGCTTGCGGATGAAATCATGCAGCTGGCCATCCCCATGCGCGGCCGCATGATGCATGCCGTGGACGGCAGCCTGACGTTTCAGCCTTACGGCAAGGACGAGAGCGAGGTCATCTACTCCGTCTCACGCGGTGAACTCAACAAACGACTGATGACGCTCGCCGAAAAGCATGCGCATGTATCGCTCTCCTTCCAGCAGCGATGCGAAGGGATGGACTTCAGCACCGGTCGCGTACAGTTCACCGATGAACGCGGCGGCGGACAGTACACCCTTCAGCCGCAAACCGTCATCGCCTGCGACGGCGCCGGTTCCCCCGTCCGTCACAGCATGGAGGCGCTCGAGGCGTTCAGCGCCAGCACAGAGTATCTCGCGCACAGCTACAAAGAGCTGCATATTCCGCCGCATGATGACGGCAGTCACCGCATTGAAAAGCATGCCCTGCACATCTGGCCACGGCGCGCATTCATGCTCATCGCATTGCCAAATCTTGATGGCAGCTTCACCTGCACGCTCTTCCTTCAGACAGAAGGTGAGCCCGGCTTTTCCTCCCTGCAGACGCCGGAAGCGCTGCGCAGTTTTTTCCAGAAGGAGTTCCCTGACGCGCTCGCACTCATGCCCACGCTGGAGGAGGATTTCTTCAGCAATCCCACGGGCGCGCTCGGCACCGTCCGCAGCTACCCCTGGCATGTCGGTGGAAAGGCGGCGCTGCTCGGTGATGCCGCACATGCCATCGTTCCATTCTATGGACAGGGAATGAATTGCGCATTCGAAGACTGTACGGTACTCAATACCTGCATTGAAGAATTCGGACTGCAGTGGGAGCGGGTATTCAGGGCTTACCAGGAACGGCGGAAAGCCAATGCGGATGCCATTGCGGATCTCGCCATCGAAAACTTCATCGAGATGCGTGACCGCGTCGCCGATGACCGCTTCCTGCTCATGAAGAAGGTCGGCCTCGCCCTGGAAGCGCGTTTCCCCGAGTACTTCATCCCGCTCTACAGCATGGTGACCTTTCACCGCACACCATACGCCGTTGCGCGGGAACGGGGACGCATGCAGCAGGAAATCCTCGAAGAGATCACCCGCGGCGTCCACGACCCTGAAGGAGTCGATTTCACACGCGCCGGATCCCTGATCGAGGCAAAGCTCCGTCCCTACGCCGAAGAAGCGGCCGGACTGTACTGA
- a CDS encoding cyclase family protein has product MKCTVHFGNESFAVFMDRATPISIPLRFDGPQPNSYDVPHATSRAYEDGGFIGDTRRGGGCNFETVQLTPHCNGTHTECVGHISDARLSVEELVPPGLLPATLISVTPEQALFSSDSYFLLKEEDDFIITAHALRSALAHADPHFLEALVIRTLPNDASKCSRRYTEKPPPFLSIEAVHTLNAFGIEHLLVDIPSLDRAMDEGRLSAHHLFWDVPQGSHEVDPASPSRRSITEMIFVPDTVKDGKYMLDLQIAPFVSDAAPSRPVLFPIQAIENHAA; this is encoded by the coding sequence ATGAAATGCACCGTGCATTTTGGAAACGAGAGCTTCGCCGTCTTCATGGATCGTGCAACGCCGATAAGCATCCCGCTGCGCTTCGACGGACCTCAGCCCAACAGTTACGATGTTCCGCACGCGACATCACGGGCGTACGAAGACGGTGGATTCATTGGTGATACCCGCCGCGGGGGCGGCTGTAATTTCGAGACCGTGCAGCTCACGCCGCATTGCAATGGTACACATACCGAATGTGTGGGACACATTTCCGATGCACGGCTTTCCGTAGAAGAGCTGGTGCCCCCCGGACTCCTCCCCGCCACATTGATCTCGGTCACACCCGAACAGGCGCTGTTCAGCAGCGATTCATATTTCCTGCTCAAAGAAGAAGATGATTTCATCATCACCGCACATGCGCTGCGCAGTGCACTGGCACATGCCGATCCACATTTTCTGGAAGCGCTGGTGATACGTACACTGCCAAATGACGCATCGAAATGCAGCAGGCGTTACACGGAAAAGCCACCGCCATTCCTCAGTATCGAGGCGGTGCACACGCTCAACGCCTTCGGGATAGAGCACCTGCTGGTAGACATTCCCTCGCTCGATCGTGCGATGGATGAAGGCAGACTCAGTGCTCATCATCTCTTCTGGGATGTCCCACAGGGCAGCCACGAAGTGGATCCTGCCTCGCCTTCAAGGCGCAGTATCACGGAAATGATCTTCGTACCCGATACGGTGAAGGACGGCAAATACATGCTTGACCTGCAGATCGCGCCGTTTGTATCAGACGCCGCCCCAAGCCGTCCTGTCCTTTTCCCCATTCAAGCAATCGAAAACCATGCAGCCTGA
- a CDS encoding amidohydrolase: protein MFKVDVHTHILPPSWPDLNERFGTPGFPSFEAQADGSANMIVNCKHFRTFQPNSWDPAVRIGECDATGVDVQVLSTVPVMFSYWANPEHAATLSRILNDHIASTVADNPRRFIGLATVPLQDTGLAIRELERAVKELGLAGVEIGTHIDGMNLNDEQLFPFFEAASDLGAAVFVHPWDMMGKEALQRYWLPWLVSMPAETSRAICSMIFGGVLERLPDLRVNFAHGGGSFPATIGRIEHGFNVRPDLVAIDNSVNPREYLGRFWLDSLVHDPAMLRYIVDLVGEDRITLGSDYPFPLGEHHPGALIESMSDFSDARKALLLGENALTWLNIEKERFIA from the coding sequence ATGTTCAAAGTCGACGTCCACACACACATTCTTCCTCCGTCATGGCCGGACCTGAACGAACGCTTCGGCACACCGGGCTTTCCATCGTTCGAAGCGCAGGCAGACGGTTCCGCCAATATGATCGTGAACTGCAAGCATTTCCGGACTTTTCAGCCGAACTCCTGGGATCCTGCGGTACGTATCGGGGAGTGTGACGCAACCGGTGTCGACGTACAGGTGCTCTCGACGGTGCCGGTCATGTTCAGTTACTGGGCAAATCCTGAACATGCAGCCACACTGTCCCGCATTCTGAACGATCACATCGCCAGCACTGTCGCTGACAACCCACGGCGTTTTATCGGCCTTGCGACCGTGCCTCTGCAGGATACCGGCCTGGCCATTCGTGAGCTCGAACGTGCGGTGAAGGAACTTGGCCTGGCCGGCGTGGAAATCGGCACACATATCGACGGAATGAATCTCAATGACGAGCAGCTGTTCCCGTTCTTCGAAGCTGCATCGGATCTTGGTGCCGCAGTATTCGTGCATCCATGGGACATGATGGGAAAGGAAGCCCTGCAGCGGTACTGGCTGCCCTGGCTGGTCTCCATGCCCGCAGAAACGTCTCGTGCGATATGCTCCATGATTTTTGGCGGTGTGCTGGAACGCCTGCCCGATCTTCGTGTGAATTTCGCGCATGGCGGCGGATCTTTCCCGGCGACCATCGGACGCATTGAGCATGGCTTCAACGTGCGCCCCGACCTCGTCGCCATCGACAATTCCGTCAATCCCCGTGAATATCTCGGGCGCTTCTGGCTCGATTCGCTGGTGCACGATCCGGCCATGCTGCGCTACATCGTCGACCTCGTCGGCGAGGACCGCATTACACTCGGATCGGACTACCCCTTCCCGCTCGGTGAACATCATCCCGGCGCGTTGATTGAGTCCATGAGCGATTTCAGCGACGCACGCAAAGCCCTGCTGCTCGGGGAAAATGCGCTGACCTGGCTGAACATCGAGAAGGAGCGATTCATCGCATGA